The Micromonas commoda chromosome 6, complete sequence genome includes the window GCGTTTTGTGGCGCAAAAAAGTGCCAAGACGAGCGCGTGTCgtggtcgcgcgcgcggcactCTCgagcgcgcttcgccgcaCAAGTCAAGTAAGAGAACATGCAGGTCATCGCCTCCCACCGCGTCATCGCTcccagccgcgcggcgctcgcgtccaagcCCGTGCgctcgctccgccgcgcgtccggctccgtcgcccgTCGTTCGGCCGATCGCGTTATCCTGTCCACCCGCGCCAtggccgaggagggcgccgccgacgacgacttcgagtcccgcctcggcgcgctccgcggcaaGCGCTCCAAGCGttccgcggacgacgtcgcagCCAAGACGGCCGTCAAGGACGCCGAGCCGGTCAAGAAGGCCACCCCTTCCGGCCAGAGGCGcaagggcgtcgccgatTTCACCACCGTCGGTTCCGTGGAGGAGCCCGCGGGTGCCAACTGGGGGAGCGAGACCGTGGTGTACGAGggtcctccctcgcgcggtgAGATCATCGCCAACGTCGCCATGTCCTGGACCGTCGTCTGGCTGCCCCTGACCATCTCCGCGATCGGTCGCGGGCTGTGGGTGAACTACAGGATCACCGACAAGCGCGTCAGCGTGCTCTCCACCTCCCCGCTGAGGACGGAGAGGATCGACGTGCCGCTGAAGGAGATcaccgacgtcatcgccatcggacgcggcgtcggactTTGGGGAGACATGGTCATCACGCTCAAGAACGGCGAGAAGGTGGAGCTTCGGAGCATGCCGGACTTCAAGGACATTGAGAAGCACATCAAGTCCAACATGGGAACCGCGGACCCCGAGCTGGCGAAGCTGTGAAGCCTCGACGATGGACGACtggacgggcgacgcgcgggaggggggagcgcgccgccgtcgatgcaACACCACCAATACGATACCTATTAGCGCGGCGTTTTTGTGACAAGAATTGATTCGAGTATTAAATGTCATCGCGAACGCCGTCGTCAGTCGGAGCCCTCgtaatcgtcgtcgtcgtcggttccgtcctcctcgtcctcgtcctcctcgtcagcctcaaaagccgcggcggtctcctTGCCTCGATTCCTCTTCTCCCGGCCCAGCCTGTCCATCTCTCGttccttcgcctcggcgacgagacgcgcgaaGGTTCTCCGTTCGTCGCCGTTGAGAGTCTTGGACCACAGGTTGCTGAGCAGCACGTTCGCGGTCTCCGCAGACAGCCGCGGGTACGCCAACAGAATATTGCGGCGCACCACCTTGCAGAACAACTGCTTCGGGGTGATGTCACTGTACGGATCGAGCCGAAACACCTTgtcagcctcctccggcgcctcctcctcagcctcccaCGCCAACTTGTCCAACCTCGCCTTatccgcggcagccttctcgCGTCTCTttctctcctcctccgcgtcgcgctcgcgtcgctcctcgcgctttCTCTCCTCGGactcctcttcctcctcttcctcgggTGTCGgctcctcttcttcttcttctatctcctcctcgtcttcgtcttcctcctcgtcgagttTGGCACTCGAGGCCAGAACCCGTCGCCAGGCGGGGGAATCGGAACGGTCGGTGAGGATCGAGATGCTGacatggcgccgccgcctctttcgcctcccgccgccggcgacgacgatcccgagctcctcctcgtaaTCGgactcgtcatcgtcgtcgtcgttctcgtcaGAAGACTCGGAGGACTGCGAGAGCACCGCAGCCTTTCTGGACATCTTGAGCCTGCTCGCCGGACTCTGTGGACTCGCGGCGATCTCAACCGGGTGGGTCTCAGCCGCCTTTGTTCCGCTCAGCTTTATCGGGCTCGGCGCTGGCGACTCGATTCGGACGCCGGTttgacgcgcgagcgccttctgcgccgacgccgcccgatTCCGTTCCCAACGTTGCCAGTACGTCTCTTCATCTTCGCTGGAGTCGGTGCCCAgaccgtcgtcctcctccccgccggcgccggcgctctcCTCGGACGCATCTTTGCTCGCATCGGGATCGCGCACCCGGGGGTTCGTCCCTTCCTCGGTCGTCCCTTCCTCGatggcctcgtcgagctcccgGTTCGAGGCATCCTCGTCGTAGTTCACCGGCTTCCTCGTTCGAATATCGTGCGAACCCTCGtagtcgcggcgctcgaacCTCGCGTGCCTCGTCGGCCGTTCCTcgatggcctcggcgagcttccTGTCGaaggcgcgctcgtcgtagTTGACCTGCTTCCTCTCGCGCATGACGCGACCCGAAGTTTGTTGCGTCTTCAggtcgttcgcgcgggcctggtccgcgacggcgcgttccCTGTCCGCGACTGCCTTCAGACGCCTCTTCTCGTTTCTCGctcgttcctcctcctcgcgcgcctctcgcTTCAAccgcttctcctcctcgatcctcgccagctttttcgccgcgcgctccgcgtcctgcctcgcgagctcctgcgACACCGCGAGCCTCGAGGCGACGCGTTTGACATCCTCGCTCAGGCGAAGCTGCCGCGCCGTGCCCGGGTTCCCCTCCGTCGATCCGTCTAAATCTCGGAGCGACTCGGCCACCCGTGCCATCTGCGCGGGTGTCGTCGCGATGCACTCCCAAGatcccgcggtgggcggcgggggcatggGAAAGGGACCGGGTGGCACGTACGGCTCAGGGGGCTCGGACGTGCCTTTGATGTCTTGCCAGAGGTCAGCCGGTTTCAACGGCCGGAAGAGGGTGCCGCCGAGCCCCGGAGTTGTCGAGTCTGGATGAACAAATCTCGCGGAAGCGAACCTCGAATCAGCCTTGAAGAAGTCCCTGATACCGCTTGGCCCATGGTGTTCCGctttcggcggcgcggctttCATCTCGTTCTCGGTTATCGTGGTTTTGATCAGCTTCATGGCCCTGGTGAACGCACTAAAGCCACCGCCGAAGTTTTGCAGGAAGCTATTTGAGGATATTTTGCATAGC containing:
- a CDS encoding predicted protein codes for the protein MRERKQVNYDERAFDRKLAEAIEERPTRHARFERRDYEGSHDIRTRKPVNYDEDASNRELDEAIEEGTTEEGTNPRVRDPDASKDASEESAGAGGEEDDGLGTDSSEDEETYWQRWERNRAASAQKALARQTGVRIESPAPSPIKLSGTKAAETHPVEIAASPQSPASRLKMSRKAAVLSQSSESSDENDDDDDESDYEEELGIVVAGGGRRKRRRRHVSISILTDRSDSPAWRRVLASSAKLDEEEDEDEEEIEEEEEEPTPEEEEEEESEERKREERRERDAEEERKRREKAAADKARLDKLAWEAEEEAPEEADKVFRLDPYSDITPKQLFCKVVRRNILLAYPRLSAETANVLLSNLWSKTLNGDERRTFARLVAEAKEREMDRLGREKRNRGKETAAAFEADEEDEDEEDGTDDDDDYEGSD
- a CDS encoding predicted protein codes for the protein MQVIASHRVIAPSRAALASKPVRSLRRASGSVARRSADRVILSTRAMAEEGAADDDFESRLGALRGKRSKRSADDVAAKTAVKDAEPVKKATPSGQRRKGVADFTTVGSVEEPAGANWGSETVVYEGPPSRGEIIANVAMSWTVVWLPLTISAIGRGLWVNYRITDKRVSVLSTSPLRTERIDVPLKEITDVIAIGRGVGLWGDMVITLKNGEKVELRSMPDFKDIEKHIKSNMGTADPELAKL